In the genome of Pseudarthrobacter sp. IC2-21, one region contains:
- the proC gene encoding pyrroline-5-carboxylate reductase, with translation MSNRIAFLGCGSMNEAILSGLLGSGTDPADVVATVRRAERAAELAERHHGITAIAGDEEPDNNRQAAKGSGVVILGVKPVGIADLAREISASLSPKTIVVSVAAAVTLAQLEAALPAGQPVIRTMPNTPAKLGRGVVSVSAGSNCSPEQLQRAKDIFKAAGTVVEVPEEQVDAVSAISGSGPAYAFYLAEAMAAAGVELGLEHDLALLLARETVAGAGFMLAEPGADPSALRISVSSPNGTTERAIATFNERGLPAIIAAGARAAADRAAEISRQLG, from the coding sequence ATGAGCAACCGAATCGCCTTCCTGGGCTGTGGATCCATGAACGAAGCCATCCTCTCCGGCCTCCTGGGCTCCGGCACCGACCCGGCAGACGTCGTCGCCACTGTCCGGCGGGCGGAGCGCGCCGCTGAACTGGCAGAGCGGCACCACGGCATTACAGCCATCGCCGGTGATGAGGAACCGGACAACAACAGGCAGGCCGCCAAGGGATCAGGTGTTGTGATTCTGGGCGTGAAGCCTGTTGGTATTGCGGACCTGGCGCGTGAAATCAGCGCCTCCCTGTCGCCGAAGACCATCGTTGTCAGTGTTGCCGCCGCTGTGACGCTCGCGCAGCTTGAGGCGGCGCTGCCCGCCGGGCAGCCGGTGATCCGGACCATGCCCAACACCCCCGCCAAGCTGGGACGCGGCGTCGTCTCCGTATCGGCCGGCAGCAATTGCTCACCCGAGCAACTGCAGCGGGCGAAAGACATCTTCAAGGCGGCAGGCACCGTGGTGGAGGTTCCGGAAGAGCAGGTGGACGCCGTCTCCGCCATCAGCGGGTCGGGCCCGGCCTATGCGTTCTACCTCGCCGAGGCCATGGCGGCGGCAGGAGTCGAGTTGGGCCTGGAGCACGACCTGGCGCTCCTCCTGGCCCGCGAGACGGTCGCGGGTGCGGGCTTCATGCTTGCCGAGCCCGGAGCGGACCCCTCAGCACTTCGCATCAGCGTCAGCAGCCCCAACGGCACCACCGAGCGTGCCATCGCAACCTTCAACGAACGGGGCCTCCCGGCCATCATCGCCGCCGGAGCCCGCGCCGCAGCGGACCGCGCAGCGGAGATCTCCCGCCAACTGGGGTAA
- a CDS encoding SseB family protein, whose protein sequence is MTEQPGTADPTPLNDLEEKLALGGQPEGSPVDVILSFLNSEVYVISTDGIEGEDSQVEPLVLANADGDPVLAVFSHPSRVDEQYLEAAPNVLGTQGAAIIANIGEELGMVINPGAAYGFEINPEGVANIRRDFKRADELPEGSPEDPAAN, encoded by the coding sequence ATGACTGAACAGCCCGGCACAGCCGATCCCACGCCGCTGAACGACCTCGAAGAGAAGCTTGCCCTGGGCGGACAGCCTGAGGGCAGTCCCGTGGACGTCATCCTGTCGTTCCTCAACAGCGAGGTTTATGTCATCAGCACCGACGGCATCGAAGGGGAGGATTCCCAGGTGGAGCCGTTGGTCCTCGCGAATGCCGACGGCGATCCCGTCCTTGCGGTGTTTTCGCACCCGAGCCGGGTGGACGAGCAGTATCTTGAGGCGGCCCCGAACGTTCTGGGAACCCAGGGTGCGGCTATCATCGCCAACATCGGCGAGGAACTTGGCATGGTCATCAACCCCGGCGCCGCCTACGGCTTTGAGATCAACCCCGAGGGCGTGGCGAACATCAGGCGCGATTTCAAGCGCGCCGATGAACTGCCCGAGGGCTCACCCGAGGATCCGGCAGCCAACTGA
- a CDS encoding Ppx/GppA phosphatase family protein — MRLGVLDIGSNTVHLLLVDAHPGARPVPFASHKRPLSLVQYLDADGNITDAGQHELTEFVLEAWEFAARHKADDLLAFCTSAIREATNGPAVLARVKYETTVTLQELTGSEEASMTFFAVRRWYGWGAGPVLNLDIGGGSFEMAFGQDELPEVATSVPLGASRLTRDWLAEDPPSAKSVKELRRYIRSTLAPAVNKFEGLGRANLVAGTSKTFRSLARIAGAAPSAAGPYVKRELNATDLGVWAQRISAMKVEDRLFLPGVSDARAHQLLAGALVAEAALEMFKFKKMRICPWALREGLILRRLDQLVFAGPLDPAPHVRLGAPGGPGGPEPSPAPEAVLPSAG, encoded by the coding sequence ATGCGGCTAGGCGTCCTCGATATCGGGTCCAACACTGTCCATCTCCTCCTGGTGGATGCCCACCCCGGCGCGCGCCCGGTTCCCTTCGCCTCGCACAAACGGCCGCTGTCCCTGGTGCAGTATTTGGACGCTGACGGCAACATCACCGACGCCGGGCAGCACGAACTGACCGAATTCGTGCTGGAGGCGTGGGAATTTGCCGCCCGCCACAAGGCCGACGATCTGCTGGCCTTCTGCACGTCCGCCATCCGTGAAGCCACCAACGGCCCTGCCGTACTGGCACGCGTCAAGTACGAGACCACCGTGACGCTGCAGGAACTGACAGGCAGTGAGGAAGCGTCCATGACGTTCTTCGCCGTCCGCCGCTGGTACGGCTGGGGCGCCGGGCCGGTCCTCAACCTGGACATCGGTGGCGGCTCCTTCGAAATGGCCTTCGGCCAGGACGAACTGCCGGAAGTGGCAACCTCCGTTCCGCTGGGTGCCAGCCGCCTGACCAGGGACTGGCTGGCCGAGGATCCGCCGTCCGCCAAAAGCGTCAAGGAGCTTCGGCGCTACATCCGCAGTACGCTCGCCCCGGCCGTGAACAAGTTCGAAGGCCTGGGCCGGGCCAACCTGGTGGCGGGGACCTCCAAGACCTTCCGGTCCCTGGCCCGGATCGCCGGGGCAGCCCCGAGCGCCGCCGGCCCGTACGTGAAGCGTGAGCTGAACGCCACCGATCTGGGGGTCTGGGCCCAGCGGATTTCAGCCATGAAAGTCGAGGACCGGCTTTTCCTGCCCGGGGTGTCCGATGCCCGGGCCCATCAGCTGCTTGCCGGGGCGCTGGTGGCTGAAGCCGCGCTGGAGATGTTCAAGTTCAAGAAGATGAGGATCTGCCCGTGGGCTCTGCGTGAGGGCCTCATCCTGCGGCGCCTGGACCAGCTGGTCTTCGCCGGCCCGCTGGATCCGGCGCCCCATGTCCGCCTGGGTGCCCCCGGTGGCCCAGGTGGCCCGGAACCATCCCCGGCGCCCGAGGCCGTGCTCCCCAGCGCGGGCTGA
- a CDS encoding potassium channel family protein produces the protein MLVIGLGRFGSSTAEQLVKQGREVLAIERDRTLVQKWAPLLTHVVEADATNIDALRQLGAQEFSSAVVGVGTSIESSVLITVNLVDLGIEHLWVKAITPSHGKILTRIGANHVIYPEADAGVRAAHLVSGRMLDFIEFDDDFAIVKMYPPRETVGFTLDESQVRSKYGVTIVGVKSPGEDFTYARPETKVSARDMLIVSGHVDLLERFAARP, from the coding sequence GTGCTGGTGATCGGCTTGGGCCGTTTCGGCTCGTCCACGGCCGAGCAGCTCGTGAAACAGGGCCGCGAGGTCCTGGCGATCGAACGTGACCGGACGCTGGTGCAGAAGTGGGCGCCGCTCCTGACCCATGTGGTGGAAGCGGACGCAACCAACATCGACGCGCTGCGCCAGCTCGGCGCGCAGGAGTTCAGCTCTGCCGTGGTGGGCGTGGGAACATCCATCGAGTCCTCGGTGCTGATCACCGTCAACCTGGTGGACCTGGGCATCGAGCACCTCTGGGTCAAGGCCATCACGCCCTCGCACGGGAAAATCCTCACCCGGATCGGCGCCAACCACGTGATCTACCCCGAGGCCGACGCCGGCGTCCGGGCAGCGCACCTGGTCTCGGGACGCATGCTGGACTTCATTGAGTTCGACGACGACTTCGCGATTGTCAAAATGTACCCGCCCCGCGAGACGGTGGGTTTCACCCTCGATGAGTCCCAGGTGCGGTCCAAATACGGTGTGACGATTGTGGGTGTGAAGTCCCCCGGCGAGGACTTCACCTACGCCCGCCCGGAAACGAAGGTGTCCGCGCGCGACATGCTGATCGTCTCGGGACACGTGGACCTGCTGGAACGGTTCGCCGCGCGGCCATAG
- the topA gene encoding type I DNA topoisomerase, with protein MPSKAKTGKKLVIVESPAKSKTIAKYLGEGFIVEASIGHIRDLPQPSELPAELKKTSVGKFAVDIDNDFKPYYVVSADKRKKVTELKAALKDADELYLATDGDREGEAIAWHLLEVLKPKVPVYRMTFGEITKEAIQRAMGNLRDVDQDLVDAQETRRILDRLYGYEISPVLWRKVARGLSAGRVQSVVTRMVVDRERERMAFKAASYWDLTGQFGAGTASFKAKLAAVDGAKVASGRDFNDAGELTARNTVHLNEELATSLAAGLQDADFRVRSVDTKPYTRRPAAPFTTSTLQQEAGRKLRFSSKSTMQIAQRLYENGYITYMRTDSSALSDEAVTAARRQASELYGPEYIPASPRVYSNKAANAQEAHEAVRPAGDSFRTPAQVAKLLSGDEFRLYELIWKRTVASQMGDAKGSTATIRLGAVAADGRDAEFSASGTVITFPGFLAAYEEGKDESRGDDDSDEARRLPNVAKDDALTASDVVAVGHETSPPPRFTEASLTAELEKKGIGRPSTYASTISTIQDRGYVRKQGSALVPSWIAFSVIRLLEQHFSDYVDYEFTADMEADLDKIANGQARGPAWLKHFYFGEDTDPGLLSIVNNLGEIDAREINSIPITDEITLRVGKFGPYLESSAATVDPKTGEIVENSRANVPEELAPDELTPAKAIELMETAAPEERVLGTDPHTGHTVVAKNGRYGAYVTEVIPEMTEEQIANQPVEYYKNGKPKPPKKPVKAKPRTGSLFKSMTVESVTLDEALQLMSLPRALGEDAEGNLITVQNGRFGPYLKKGTDSRSIGSEEEIFTITLEQALEIYSQPKQRGARAAVPPLAEFGPDPVSEKNIVVKEGRFGPYITDGITNITVPRATSLEELTREQAVELLAEKRAKGPVKRTTTARKAPAKKKAAAKK; from the coding sequence GTGCCAAGCAAGGCCAAAACCGGCAAGAAACTCGTGATCGTGGAGTCTCCGGCAAAGAGCAAGACCATCGCCAAGTACCTCGGCGAGGGCTTCATTGTCGAGGCCTCCATTGGTCACATCCGCGACCTGCCGCAGCCGTCGGAGCTTCCTGCAGAACTGAAGAAGACTTCGGTGGGCAAGTTCGCCGTCGACATCGACAACGACTTCAAGCCCTATTACGTGGTGTCCGCGGACAAGCGCAAGAAGGTCACCGAGCTGAAGGCCGCGCTCAAGGATGCCGACGAACTTTATCTCGCAACCGATGGGGACCGCGAGGGCGAAGCCATCGCGTGGCACCTGCTGGAAGTGCTCAAGCCCAAGGTCCCCGTATACCGGATGACGTTCGGTGAAATCACCAAGGAAGCCATCCAGCGCGCCATGGGAAACCTGCGCGACGTTGACCAGGACCTCGTGGATGCGCAGGAGACCCGCCGGATCCTGGACCGCCTCTACGGGTACGAGATCTCCCCGGTGCTGTGGCGCAAAGTGGCCCGCGGCCTGTCCGCCGGGCGCGTCCAGTCCGTGGTGACCCGCATGGTGGTGGACCGGGAACGCGAACGCATGGCCTTCAAAGCCGCGTCCTACTGGGACCTGACCGGCCAGTTCGGCGCCGGCACCGCCTCCTTCAAAGCCAAGCTGGCCGCCGTCGACGGTGCCAAGGTGGCCAGTGGCCGTGACTTCAACGACGCCGGTGAGCTCACCGCCCGCAACACCGTGCACCTGAACGAGGAACTCGCCACCTCCCTCGCCGCCGGGCTCCAGGATGCGGACTTCCGCGTCCGGTCCGTGGATACCAAGCCGTACACCCGCCGTCCCGCGGCACCGTTCACCACCTCAACGCTGCAGCAGGAGGCCGGCCGCAAGCTGCGTTTCTCCTCCAAGAGCACCATGCAGATCGCCCAGCGACTGTATGAAAACGGCTACATCACTTATATGCGTACCGACTCCTCGGCCCTGAGCGATGAGGCCGTCACGGCTGCCCGCCGCCAGGCCTCCGAGCTGTACGGCCCCGAGTACATCCCTGCATCACCGCGGGTGTACTCCAACAAAGCCGCGAACGCGCAGGAAGCCCACGAGGCCGTCCGCCCCGCCGGCGACTCGTTCCGCACCCCCGCCCAGGTGGCCAAACTCCTGTCCGGTGATGAGTTCCGCCTGTACGAGCTGATCTGGAAGCGCACCGTCGCATCCCAGATGGGCGACGCCAAGGGTTCCACGGCCACCATCCGCCTCGGTGCGGTTGCCGCAGACGGCCGGGACGCTGAATTCTCCGCCTCCGGCACCGTCATCACCTTCCCCGGCTTCCTTGCCGCCTATGAAGAAGGCAAGGACGAAAGCCGCGGCGACGACGACTCCGACGAGGCCCGCAGGCTCCCGAACGTGGCCAAGGATGACGCCCTCACGGCGTCGGACGTGGTGGCTGTTGGCCACGAAACGTCACCGCCGCCGCGCTTCACGGAAGCCTCGCTGACCGCAGAGCTGGAAAAGAAGGGCATCGGCCGTCCCTCAACCTACGCCTCCACCATCTCCACCATCCAGGACCGCGGCTACGTCCGGAAACAGGGTTCCGCCCTGGTGCCCAGCTGGATCGCGTTCTCCGTGATCCGCCTGCTCGAGCAGCACTTCAGCGACTACGTGGACTACGAGTTCACCGCCGACATGGAAGCGGACCTGGACAAGATCGCCAACGGCCAGGCGCGGGGACCTGCCTGGCTCAAGCACTTCTACTTCGGCGAGGACACCGACCCCGGTCTGCTGAGCATCGTCAACAACCTCGGCGAGATCGATGCCCGGGAAATCAACTCGATTCCCATCACGGACGAGATCACGCTGCGGGTGGGCAAGTTCGGGCCCTACCTGGAGAGCTCGGCTGCAACGGTTGATCCGAAAACCGGCGAGATCGTTGAGAACTCGCGCGCCAACGTGCCTGAGGAACTCGCTCCGGACGAGCTCACACCGGCCAAGGCCATTGAGCTCATGGAGACTGCTGCGCCCGAGGAACGCGTCCTGGGCACGGACCCGCACACCGGCCACACGGTGGTGGCGAAGAACGGCCGCTACGGCGCCTACGTCACCGAAGTCATCCCGGAGATGACTGAGGAACAGATCGCCAACCAGCCGGTGGAGTATTACAAGAACGGCAAGCCCAAGCCGCCGAAGAAGCCCGTCAAGGCCAAGCCGCGCACCGGTTCGCTGTTCAAGTCCATGACCGTTGAGTCGGTCACCCTGGACGAAGCCCTCCAGCTGATGAGCCTGCCCCGTGCTTTGGGTGAGGACGCCGAAGGCAACCTCATTACCGTGCAGAACGGACGCTTCGGGCCGTACCTGAAAAAGGGCACGGACTCCCGCTCCATCGGTTCGGAAGAGGAAATCTTCACCATCACGCTGGAGCAGGCACTGGAAATCTACTCCCAGCCGAAGCAGCGCGGTGCCCGTGCCGCTGTGCCGCCGCTGGCCGAGTTCGGTCCGGACCCTGTGTCGGAGAAGAACATTGTGGTGAAGGAAGGCCGCTTCGGACCGTACATCACGGACGGCATCACCAACATCACCGTTCCCCGCGCCACCTCCCTCGAGGAGCTCACCCGCGAACAGGCCGTGGAACTCCTCGCCGAGAAACGGGCCAAGGGGCCGGTCAAGCGCACCACCACCGCCCGCAAGGCGCCGGCGAAGAAGAAGGCCGCCGCCAAAAAATAG